The sequence GGCCTCGGAGCCGGCCAGGCAGGGGCCGAGCCGCCGCCTGCTCCTGGGCGGGGCGATCGGTGTCGTCGCGGCCGCCGCGGCCGGGACGACGGCCTGGCGCCTGCTCGACGACGGCGGCCAGCCGTCCACCCCCGCGAGCCCGCCCGGGACCGTCCGCTGGCGGCTGTCCACGACGGGGACCGTGCTGGGCCGTCCCCGCGTCGCCGGCGACCTGGTGTACGCGGGCAGCAACGACGGAACCCTTTACGCGGCCCAGATCTCCAGCGGCAGGCAGGTCTGGAAGTTCACCACCGGCGGCGCGATCGGTTCCACCCCGCTGGCCCTCGGCGGCATCGTCTACCTCGGCGGCGACGACGGCTACCTGTACGCCTTCGACGCCGCCACCGGCCGCACGCGCTGGAAGTACCACACCGACGGGATCGTGCACTCCCCCGCTGCCGGCGGCGGCCTGGTGTACGTCGGAAGCGCCGACGCCCACCTTTACGCGCTGGACGCGACCAGCGGTGCGTTCCGGTGGAAGTTCAAGGCCCAGAACGACACCCATTCACCGGCCCTGGCCGGCGAGACCGTGTACGTCGGGAGCAGCGACACCAACCTCTACGCCGTGGACGCCTTCTCGGGAAACCCGCGCTGGGCGTTCCCCACCAAGGGCGCGGTCTCCGGCACGCCGGCCGTTCTCGGCGGAATGGTCTACTTCGGCAGCACCGACGGAAGTCTCTACGCGGCCGACATCGGCGGCGGGAACCGGGCCTGGCAGTTCGACCACGCCGCCGTCGGCGCCGGGCCGGCCATCGCGAACGGCACGGTCTACGTCGGCGGCGCCCAGAGCAGCCTGTACGCGCTCAGCGCCACGACCGGCCAGAAGGTGTGGACGTTCGCTGCCTCAGGGGACGTCGGCGCACCCGTGGTGGTGGACGGCACCGTCTACTTCGGCACCAGCGACGCCAATCTCTACGCGGTCGACGCGGTCAAGGGCACCCTGCGCTGGAAGGTCACCGCGTCCAGCGGCGTGCACTCGGTCGCGGTCGCCGACGGCACCGCGTACTTCGGGACCGACGACAACAACCTGTACGCGGTCAGCGTCCGCTGAAAAGGGGGAGGACGCTTGGCGGTCGCCAGGCACAGAGCCGCGCGGCGGCTGGTGAGAGGCACCCGTCGTAGCACCGCGGTCCGGGTCGCCTATGCCCGCTGCGCCGAGGCCTGTGGGCCGCTGACCACGCCGCGGGGCGACAACCCGCGGGTGGAGTTCCGCTCCGTCGTGCCACCGGGCCGCCGGTTGGCACTGACCCTGTTGTTCCTGTTCACCGCGCTGGTGAACCTGATCTTCGTCGGCTGGCTGCTGCTGCCGGCGCATGTGCCCGGTGCCGGCGTCGCCGGCACGGGCGACTGGCGGCTGTTCCTGGCCCGCGTGAGCTTCTGCCTCGTAGTCCTCGTCGAGGTCATCAGGATCGTCCAGGTCTCCATCATCGGGATACTCGCCTGGCACGCCCGGGACCCGGTGCCCCTCGTCGCGCCGCCCGGGCTGCGGGTCGCGGTGCTCACGACGATCGTCCCCTCGAAGGAGCCCGTCTCCGTCGTGGCGAGAACGCTGGGCGCGATGCGGGAGATCGCCTATCCGGACGGCTTCCTGACCGCCTGGATCCTGGACGAGGAGAACGATCCCGAGGTTCAGCGAGTCGCCGAGGACCTGGGTGTCCTGCATTTCAGCCGCCGCGGCCGCCCGGAGTACAACCAGCCGGCCGGGGAGTTCCGGGCCAGGAGCAAGGCGGGAAACCACAACGCCTGGCGTGCCGAGCACGAGAGCCACTACGACGTGGTCGCCCAGATGGACCCCGACCACGTCCCGCTCACCTGTTTCCTGGAACGCACCCTGGGCTATTTCCGTGACCCGGACGTCGCCTTCGTCGTCGCTCCCCAGGTCTACGGGAACATGCTGGAGAACCTGGTGGCACAGGGCGCCTCGATGCAGCAGTACCTGTTCAACGGGGTGATCGAGCGCGGCGGGAACGGCCTCGACGCGCCGCTGCTCATCGGCACGAACCACCTGTACCGGCCGGCGGCCTGGCGACAGATCGGTGGCTACCAGGACTCGATCATCGAGGACCACCTGACCAGCATGCGCGTCCAGGGGACGATCAACCCGGCGACCGGGAACCCCTGGAAGGGCGTCTACACCCCCGACGTGATCGCGATCGGTGAGGCGCCCACCACCTGGACCGACTACTTCAACCAGCAGAAACGGTGGGCGTACGGCGTCTGGGACGTCAAGCTGCGCCGCCGGGCGAAGGCCGGGATCAGGCTGCGGGCCCGCCAGCGGCTGCTGTACGGAATGGTGCAGTTCTACTACCCGAGCGTCGCGACGAGCCTGCTGTTCGGCAGCCTGGCGACGGTCGGCTACCTCGTTTTCGGCGCCTCAGCGGTCCACCTGCGCGGGGGATCGTGGCTCACGCTGTGGACGGCCGCCCTGGGCAGCTGGGTCAGCATGTGGCTGTGGCTGCGCCGGTTCAACCTCGCCGAGCACGAGAGGCGTGAGATCGGCCTACCGGGCATGGCGCTCGCCCTGTTCGCCGGTCCGATCTACCTGTCCGCCGCGTGCGCGGCGGTGCTGCGCCGGCGCCTGGCCTACGCGGTGACCGCGAAGGGCGAGCTGCGCAGCACCGAGTCGCTCCGGACCTTCCGGCTGCACCTGGCCTGGGCCGTCGTCGCCGCGACGCTGCTGTGCGTCAACCTCACCGTGAACCACGGCCGCTTCGCCCCGCCGCAGCTCTGGGCGCTGCTCGCGCTGCTGATCGGGCTGTCGCCACCGTTGCTGTCCGTGCGCCGGACGATCGCCGCGCGGCGCAGGGACCCGGCGGCCGGTGGCCCGGCCGGGACGGTCCCGCCCCCCGCCCGCGTGCATGTCGCGGCTGAACCGAGGGAGTCCCAGCTCCTGCTGACGGCTCGGCTCGCCGAGGAGAGCTCCGTCACGGAGAACGGCCCGTGAGGCTGACGGTGCCCCGGGTGGTCGCGGTGGTCCTGGTCGTCGTGCTCGCCGGCTACGTCTTCCGGGTGGCCCCGCACCTGTCCGGGCCTCGCCGGCCCGGGGCGTCGGTTCCAGCCGAGCTCCTGGCGCCGTCGACCGAGCTGGCCGCGGCGCCGAGCCAGTTCCCGGATCCGGGAAAGACGTTCGTCGGCATCATGACCACCGCCGGGGTCCACGACTTCACCAATCTCCTGAACTTCACCCAGAAGACGAGCTACAAGCCGAGGGCCTACCAGTTCTCCGAGGGCTGGGCCGAGGACAAGTTCAATGCCAGTGACCTGAACAAGGTCGCGAGTCTGGGCATGATGCCGATCGTCGCCTGGGAGCCGTGGGACTTCTCCAACAAACCGCAGAGTGACAAGCTGCGCGGCGCCCAGCCGAAATACCGGCTCAGCAACATCATCGACGGCTCGTTCGACTCGTACATCCGCTCCTGGGCCCGCGGGGTCAAGACGCTCGACTACACGATCGGCCTGCGGTTCGCGCACGAGATGAACGGCTACTGGTACCCCTGGGCCGAACAGGCCAACGGCAACCAGCCTGGACAGTACGTCCAGGCCTGGCGCCACGTGCACGACATCTTCGCGCAGGAGGGCGCGACCAATGTCGTGTGGATCTGGAGCCCCAACGTCACCTACCCGAACTCCACCCCGCTCGCCGAGCTCTACCCGGGCGACGCGTACGTGGACTGGATTGGTTTCTCCGGCTACTACGGCACCGTGGGCAACGAGACCTACAAGTCCTTTGACGAGATCTTCGCCAGCAGCATCGCCGAGGTCCAGACCATCACCGAGAAACCGATCGTGATCACGGAGACCGGTGCGGCCGACAACGCGGGACTGAAGGCCGCGTGGATCGCCCAGCTCTTCGCCTCGCTGCCGCGCTACCCGGAGATCATCGGGGTGATCTGGCAGGAGTCGACGAAGGAGGTCGACTGGCGGGTCGCCGTGTCCCCGGCGGCCTCCCGGGCCTTCGCCGTCGGCGCGGCCAACCCGCGCTACGACACGACCTGGCGCTGGACGAGCAGACCCGAGCTGACCCTGCCACTGCGCCCCTGACCAGCCGAAAGCCCGGGAACCCCGATGGGGCTCCCGGGCTGATTCGCCTTAGGCGGCGAGGACCGCGTCCCGGCTGGAGTCGTAAGCCGGCTCCAGGGCCAGGTCGAGGACCTCACGGACGTCCGAGACCAGGTGGACGGTGAGCGCGTCACGCACCGCCGCCGGCACGTCGTCCAGGTCCGGCCCGTTGCGGCTCGGCAGCAGGACCGTGGTGATGCCGGCCCGGTGCGCGGCGAGCAGCTTCTGCTTCACCCCGCCGATCGGCAGCACCCGCCCGGTCAGCGACACCTCGCCGGTCATCGCCACCTCGGCCCGGACCGGCCGGCCCGACAGCAGCGACGCGAGCGCGGTCGTCATCGTGACGCCGGCGCTCGGCCCGTCCTTGGGCACCGCTCCGGCCGGGACGTGGACGTGGACCCCGCGCTTGGCCAGGTCACCGACCGGCAGCTCCAGCTCGGCGCCGCGTGACCGCAGGTAGGACAGCGCGATCTGCGCCGACTCCTTCATCACGTCGCCCAGCTGGCCGGTCAGGGTCAGGCCGGAGGCGCCGGTCTCCGCGTCGGCCAGCGACGCCTCGATGAACAGCACGTCGCCGCCGGCGCCGGTCACCGCGAGGCCGGTCGCCACGCCGGGCAGCGCCGTGCGCTCGGCCGACTCGGGGGTGTGCCGCGGCCGGCCCAGGTAGCCGACCAGGTCCCCGGCGCCGACCGTGACCGGCTCGCGGGTGCCCGTCCCGTCAAGCGCGACCTGCGCGGCGATCTTGCGCAGCACCCTGGCGATCGCGCGCTCCAGGTCACGCACGCCCGCCTCGCGGGTGTACTCGCCGGCCAGCAGCCGCAGCGTGTCGTCGTCGAAGGTGACCTCGCCCTCGGCGAAGCCGGCCCGCTCACGCTGGCGGGGCAACAGGTGGTCCCGGGCGATGACGACCTTCTCGTCCTCGGTGTAGCCGTCGAGGCGGACCAGCTCCATCCGGTCCAGCAGCGGCCCGGGGATCGACTCGATCACGTTCGCGGTCGCCAGGAACAGCACGTCGGACAGGTCCAGCTCGACCTCGAGGTAGTGGTCGCGGAACGTGTGGTTCTGCGCCGGGTCGAGCACCTCCAGCAGGGCCGCGGTCGGGTCGCCGCGGTAGTCGGCGCCGACCTTGTCGACCTCGTCGAGCAGGACGACGGGGTTCATCGTGCCGGCCTCGGTGATCGCCCGGACGATCCGGCCGGGCATCGCGCCGACGTAGGTGCGCCGGTGGCCGCGGATCTCCGCCTCGTCCCGGACGCCGCCGAGGGCGACGCGGACGAACTTACGGCCCATCGCGCGGGCCACCGACTCGCCGAGCGAGGTCTTGCCGACCCCGGGCGGGCCGGCCAGCGCCAGCACGGCGCCGCTGCGCCGCCCGCCCACGACGCCCAGCCCGGCGTCCGCGCGCTGGCGGCGAACGGCCAGGTACTCGATGATCCGGTCCTTCACGTCGTCGAGGCCGGCGTGGTCGGCGTCCAGCACCGCGCGGGCGCCGGCGATGTCATAGGAGTCCTCGGTCCTGGAGCTCCACGGCAGGTCGAGGACCGTGTCGAGCCAGGTGCGGATCCAGCCGCCCTCCGGTGACTGGTCGGAGGTCCGCTCCAGCTTGTCGACCTCCTTGAGCGCCGCCGCGCGGACCTTCTCGGGCAGGTCGGCCGCCTCGACGCGGGCCCGGTAGTCGTCGGTGTTCTCGCCGTCGCCGCCCTCGCCGCCGCCGGAGAGCTCGCGCAGCTCCTTGCGGACGGCCTCCAGCTGGCGGCGCAGCAGGAACTCGCGCTGCTGGCGGTCCATCCCCTCCTGGACGTCCTTGCGGATCGTCTCGGCGACGTCCAGCTCGGCGAGGTGCTCCCTGGTCCAGGCCAGCACCTTCTCCAGCCGGGTGGTGACGTCGGCGGCCTCCAGCAGCTCCAGCTTCTGGGCCGGCGTCAGGTAGGGGGCGTAGCCGGCGGTGTCGGCCAGCGCGGACGGGTCGTCGATCGAGGTCACCGAGTCGACCACCTGCCAGGCGCCGCGCTGCTGCAGCAGGGTGGTGACGAGGGCCTTGTACTCGCGGGCCAGCTCGGAGAGCTTCCCGGTCGGGGTCGTTCCGGTCGGCTCGAGGATCGTCGCCTCGACCCACAGGGCGGCGCCGGGGCCGGTCGAGCCGGTGCCGATCCGGGCGCGCCCGACGGCGCGCACGACGGCGGCGGGCTCGCCCCCGGGCAGCCGGCCGACCTGCTCGATCACGCCGAGCGCGGCGACGGCGGCGTACTTCCCGTCGAGCCGCGGGACGAGCAGCACCTCAGCCTTGCGGCCCGCGTCGGCTCCGGCCGGAGCGCGCGACTGGGTCGCCGCGCGGGCCGCGTCCACGGCGGCACGTGTCTCGGCGTCGGACAGGGCAAGCGGAACGACCATGCCGGGGAGCACGACCACGTCGTCGATCGGCAGGACGGGCAGCACACGGTTCTGAGTCACGTAGGCACATCCACTCAAGGTCGGAACGGTGGTCGGCAGACCCAATGAACTTGAGCCTGACCGACTAAAGTCACCGGAGCCGCCTGTTGTTCCTCCCGCCCGCCCATCCCGCGTTCGCCCAGAGGCGAACGGCGAACGCCTAGATCGTCGCGGCGTCGATCACGAACCGGTAGCGGACGTCGCTGGCCACCACGCGGTCGTAGGCGACGTTGACGTCGGCGGCGGTGATCAGCTCGATCTCGGCCGCGAGGCCGTGCTCGGCGCAGAAGTCGAGCATCTCCTGGGTCTCTCGGATGCCACCGATGTTGGAGCCGGTGAGGCTGCGCCGGGCCGCGATCAACGAGAACGCCCGGTACGCGCCGGGGTCGGCCGGGCCGCCGACGTTGCACATCGTGCCGTCGAGCCGCAGCAGCGACAGGTAGGCGTCGAGGTCCAGGTTCGCCGAGACCGTGTTGAGGATGAAGTCCAGGCTGCCGCGCAGCTCCTCGAAGGTCGCCGGGTCGCTGGTCGCCCGGTATCGGTCGGCGCCGAGGCGCAGGCCGTCCTTCTCCTTGGCCAGCGACTGGCTGAGCACGGTGACGTCGGCGCCCAGCGCGTGCGCGAGCTGCACGCCCATGTGACCGAGCCCGCCGAGGCCGACGACGGCGACCTTCGAGCCGGGGCCGATCTTCCAGTGGCGTAGCGGCGAGTAGGTCGTGATCCCGGCGCACAGCAGCGGCGCGGCGGCGTCGAGCGCCAGGGCGTCGGGGATCCGGAGCACGTAGGCCTCGCGGACCACGATCTGCTGGCTGTAGCCGCCGTAGGTGGGTTCACCGTCGTATTCGGTGCCGTTGTAGGTGAACACCGGGTTCGGGCCCGTGCAGTACTGCTCCTCCCCCGCGACGCAGGCGTCGCACCGCTGGCAGGAGCTCACGAAGCAGCCGACGCCCACCCGGTCCCCGACCGCGAACCGGGTGACGTCCGCGCCGACGGCCGCCACCACGCCGGTGATCTCGTGGCCGGGCACCATCGGGAAGATCGCCGGGCCCCATTCCTGGCGGGCCTGGTGGATGTCGCTGTGGCAGACCCCGGCGAACCTGATGTCGATCAGGACGTCGTCCGGGCGCGGGTCACGCCGGGAGATCGTGGT is a genomic window of Pseudofrankia inefficax containing:
- a CDS encoding glycoside hydrolase family 26 protein, which produces MRLTVPRVVAVVLVVVLAGYVFRVAPHLSGPRRPGASVPAELLAPSTELAAAPSQFPDPGKTFVGIMTTAGVHDFTNLLNFTQKTSYKPRAYQFSEGWAEDKFNASDLNKVASLGMMPIVAWEPWDFSNKPQSDKLRGAQPKYRLSNIIDGSFDSYIRSWARGVKTLDYTIGLRFAHEMNGYWYPWAEQANGNQPGQYVQAWRHVHDIFAQEGATNVVWIWSPNVTYPNSTPLAELYPGDAYVDWIGFSGYYGTVGNETYKSFDEIFASSIAEVQTITEKPIVITETGAADNAGLKAAWIAQLFASLPRYPEIIGVIWQESTKEVDWRVAVSPAASRAFAVGAANPRYDTTWRWTSRPELTLPLRP
- the lon gene encoding endopeptidase La, whose protein sequence is MTQNRVLPVLPIDDVVVLPGMVVPLALSDAETRAAVDAARAATQSRAPAGADAGRKAEVLLVPRLDGKYAAVAALGVIEQVGRLPGGEPAAVVRAVGRARIGTGSTGPGAALWVEATILEPTGTTPTGKLSELAREYKALVTTLLQQRGAWQVVDSVTSIDDPSALADTAGYAPYLTPAQKLELLEAADVTTRLEKVLAWTREHLAELDVAETIRKDVQEGMDRQQREFLLRRQLEAVRKELRELSGGGEGGDGENTDDYRARVEAADLPEKVRAAALKEVDKLERTSDQSPEGGWIRTWLDTVLDLPWSSRTEDSYDIAGARAVLDADHAGLDDVKDRIIEYLAVRRQRADAGLGVVGGRRSGAVLALAGPPGVGKTSLGESVARAMGRKFVRVALGGVRDEAEIRGHRRTYVGAMPGRIVRAITEAGTMNPVVLLDEVDKVGADYRGDPTAALLEVLDPAQNHTFRDHYLEVELDLSDVLFLATANVIESIPGPLLDRMELVRLDGYTEDEKVVIARDHLLPRQRERAGFAEGEVTFDDDTLRLLAGEYTREAGVRDLERAIARVLRKIAAQVALDGTGTREPVTVGAGDLVGYLGRPRHTPESAERTALPGVATGLAVTGAGGDVLFIEASLADAETGASGLTLTGQLGDVMKESAQIALSYLRSRGAELELPVGDLAKRGVHVHVPAGAVPKDGPSAGVTMTTALASLLSGRPVRAEVAMTGEVSLTGRVLPIGGVKQKLLAAHRAGITTVLLPSRNGPDLDDVPAAVRDALTVHLVSDVREVLDLALEPAYDSSRDAVLAA
- a CDS encoding glycosyltransferase family 2 protein, encoding MRGTRRSTAVRVAYARCAEACGPLTTPRGDNPRVEFRSVVPPGRRLALTLLFLFTALVNLIFVGWLLLPAHVPGAGVAGTGDWRLFLARVSFCLVVLVEVIRIVQVSIIGILAWHARDPVPLVAPPGLRVAVLTTIVPSKEPVSVVARTLGAMREIAYPDGFLTAWILDEENDPEVQRVAEDLGVLHFSRRGRPEYNQPAGEFRARSKAGNHNAWRAEHESHYDVVAQMDPDHVPLTCFLERTLGYFRDPDVAFVVAPQVYGNMLENLVAQGASMQQYLFNGVIERGGNGLDAPLLIGTNHLYRPAAWRQIGGYQDSIIEDHLTSMRVQGTINPATGNPWKGVYTPDVIAIGEAPTTWTDYFNQQKRWAYGVWDVKLRRRAKAGIRLRARQRLLYGMVQFYYPSVATSLLFGSLATVGYLVFGASAVHLRGGSWLTLWTAALGSWVSMWLWLRRFNLAEHERREIGLPGMALALFAGPIYLSAACAAVLRRRLAYAVTAKGELRSTESLRTFRLHLAWAVVAATLLCVNLTVNHGRFAPPQLWALLALLIGLSPPLLSVRRTIAARRRDPAAGGPAGTVPPPARVHVAAEPRESQLLLTARLAEESSVTENGP
- a CDS encoding NAD(P)-dependent alcohol dehydrogenase, which codes for MATVRALSVPAAGAALAPTTISRRDPRPDDVLIDIRFAGVCHSDIHQARQEWGPAIFPMVPGHEITGVVAAVGADVTRFAVGDRVGVGCFVSSCQRCDACVAGEEQYCTGPNPVFTYNGTEYDGEPTYGGYSQQIVVREAYVLRIPDALALDAAAPLLCAGITTYSPLRHWKIGPGSKVAVVGLGGLGHMGVQLAHALGADVTVLSQSLAKEKDGLRLGADRYRATSDPATFEELRGSLDFILNTVSANLDLDAYLSLLRLDGTMCNVGGPADPGAYRAFSLIAARRSLTGSNIGGIRETQEMLDFCAEHGLAAEIELITAADVNVAYDRVVASDVRYRFVIDAATI